The Gillisia sp. Hel_I_86 genome has a segment encoding these proteins:
- a CDS encoding M28 family metallopeptidase, with product MKNILFGAIALALLGCGAQQPKMVENADPMEYANSITSKELKEHLYIFASDDFEGRETGEPGQKKAAEYLKKEYKLLNVQSPLGGDDYYQEVPSSMFRGDVKDSENVLAYIAGSEKPNEILVISSHYDHLGMDDKGNIYNGADDDGSGTVAILEIAEAFANARKDGYTPKRSILFLNVTGEEKGLIGSKYYTDNPVFALSQTVANLNIDMIGRTDDVHKKKDNYVYLIGSDKLSTDLHKLSEAVNAKYTKLDLDYTYNDENDPNRFYYRSDHYNFAKNDIPVIFYFNGVHADYHKMTDTPDKINYDLLEKRARLVFLTAWEIANRAERPVVDKGAKTSSK from the coding sequence ATGAAAAATATACTTTTTGGTGCAATAGCATTGGCCTTACTAGGATGTGGTGCACAACAACCTAAAATGGTAGAGAATGCAGATCCTATGGAGTATGCTAACAGCATTACCTCTAAAGAATTAAAAGAACATCTCTATATCTTTGCAAGCGACGATTTTGAAGGTCGTGAAACCGGTGAGCCAGGCCAAAAGAAAGCAGCAGAATATTTAAAGAAAGAATATAAATTATTAAATGTTCAATCCCCTTTAGGTGGGGACGATTACTATCAGGAAGTACCTTCTTCCATGTTTAGAGGAGATGTGAAAGATTCTGAAAATGTATTAGCATATATTGCAGGAAGTGAAAAACCAAATGAAATTTTAGTGATTTCCTCTCATTACGATCACCTTGGTATGGATGATAAAGGGAATATTTATAATGGAGCAGATGACGACGGGTCCGGTACCGTTGCAATCCTAGAAATCGCAGAAGCTTTTGCCAACGCCAGAAAAGATGGATACACTCCTAAACGTTCTATTTTATTCTTGAATGTAACCGGAGAAGAAAAAGGCTTAATTGGTTCTAAATATTATACAGATAATCCCGTTTTTGCTCTTTCTCAAACTGTTGCTAACCTAAATATAGATATGATAGGTAGAACAGATGATGTGCATAAAAAAAAGGACAACTATGTGTATCTTATAGGAAGCGATAAATTGAGTACAGATCTACATAAGTTAAGTGAAGCAGTAAATGCCAAGTACACAAAACTAGACTTGGATTATACTTATAATGATGAGAATGACCCAAACCGTTTTTATTACAGAAGTGATCACTATAACTTCGCTAAAAACGATATTCCAGTTATCTTCTATTTTAACGGTGTTCATGCCGACTATCATAAAATGACAGATACTCCAGATAAAATAAATTACGATCTTTTAGAAAAACGGGCTCGTTTGGTTTTCTTGACAGCATGGGAAATTGCCAATAGGGCAGAACGTCCTGTAGTAGACAAAGGAGCAAAAACTTCGTCTAAGTAA
- a CDS encoding phage integrase SAM-like domain and Arm DNA-binding domain-containing protein, with the protein MSHSLSLLFYIKKSKADEHGKANIYLRLTLDGKRAECSIHRKLRINQWDSRTQRALGNFPQAQEINRETSVIRNRIYSIQQHYQRQEIDYTAYDLRDMYLGKDKTKKMLLEIFQEHNDKVDSLVGKDFAAGTAERYRTCKKHVAAFVKSKYKKNDIPVQEVDHKFITGLEYYLKTTRKCAHNSAIKYITNFKKIIRIAHANDWIDKDPFLHWKAKLKIVEREFLTEEEIQKVIELDLEMERLDQVRDIFLSSALFKNQLGMH; encoded by the coding sequence GTGTCACATTCTCTTTCTCTTCTGTTTTACATTAAAAAAAGCAAAGCCGATGAGCACGGCAAAGCCAATATATACCTACGTCTAACCCTTGATGGTAAAAGGGCTGAATGCAGTATTCATAGAAAATTACGGATCAATCAATGGGACTCCAGAACTCAACGTGCTTTAGGCAATTTCCCACAAGCTCAAGAAATCAACCGAGAGACTAGCGTTATTAGAAACAGAATCTATTCCATTCAGCAACATTATCAGAGACAGGAAATAGATTATACGGCTTATGATCTGCGCGATATGTATTTAGGCAAGGACAAAACTAAAAAAATGCTTCTGGAAATCTTTCAAGAACATAATGACAAAGTTGATAGTCTTGTGGGTAAGGATTTCGCTGCCGGAACTGCAGAACGGTATCGTACGTGCAAAAAACACGTAGCAGCCTTCGTTAAGTCGAAATACAAGAAAAACGATATTCCGGTGCAGGAAGTTGATCATAAGTTCATCACTGGGCTTGAATACTATCTAAAAACCACACGCAAGTGTGCACACAACTCCGCAATCAAATACATCACAAATTTTAAAAAGATCATCCGGATTGCTCACGCAAATGATTGGATAGATAAAGACCCATTCTTGCATTGGAAGGCAAAACTCAAAATCGTAGAGCGTGAATTTCTGACAGAAGAAGAAATTCAAAAAGTTATAGAACTTGATTTAGAAATGGAACGCCTAGATCAGGTGCGCGATATTTTCCTGTCTTCCGCACTTTTTAAAAATCAGCTTGGGATGCATTGA
- a CDS encoding IS1634 family transposase — translation MGVASLFLRMFLRKLKNRSGSISVQIISKERGKYKVVKSIGSSSNEQEIQKLVFLGKQEIERLEAQGKLFVSENDIVVEQLFEALGNASIKTAGPEIIFGKIYDGIGFNEINEDLFRHLVIARLAFPLSKLKTIEYLYRFQGVRLDIDAVYRFLDKLNDRLKTQVEQISFAHTLKVLGGKISIVFYDMTTLYFEASDEDDLRKAGFSKDGKHQNPQIFLGLLVGLGGYAISYDIFEGNIYEGHTLIPFIEKTTAKFNLEKPVIVADAGLLSNSNILALEEKGYQYIIGARLKNEPEKIKKQILAKKLIDGQMIKIPKAEKTRLIVTYANNRAAKDEHNRKRGLQRLEKRIKSGKLTKSNINNKGYNKYLKMQGDVTIEIDYEKFWKDNAWDGLKGYVTNTELSDKLVVENYKNLWHIEKAFRMSKTDLRIRPIYHRLRHRIEAHICISFTAYSIYKELERLLHTENSTISLRKAAELTHNIYQITYTLPDSKHTKSKLLKMDDQQAELYQIIEKNF, via the coding sequence ATGGGTGTTGCAAGCCTATTTTTGAGGATGTTTTTAAGAAAATTAAAGAATCGTTCTGGTAGTATATCGGTACAAATTATTTCCAAAGAAAGAGGGAAATACAAGGTTGTTAAGTCTATTGGCAGCAGTAGCAATGAGCAGGAGATCCAAAAACTTGTTTTTCTGGGAAAGCAGGAAATAGAAAGACTGGAGGCTCAGGGAAAATTGTTTGTTTCAGAAAATGACATTGTTGTTGAGCAGTTATTTGAAGCTTTGGGCAATGCCAGTATTAAAACCGCGGGCCCGGAAATTATTTTTGGAAAAATATATGACGGCATCGGTTTTAATGAGATCAATGAAGATCTGTTTCGCCATTTGGTGATTGCCAGATTGGCCTTTCCTTTGAGCAAATTAAAGACTATTGAATACCTGTACCGGTTTCAAGGTGTAAGGCTGGATATAGATGCTGTATATCGTTTCCTGGACAAGCTCAATGACCGTTTAAAAACACAGGTTGAGCAGATTTCTTTTGCACATACTTTAAAAGTTCTTGGAGGTAAGATCAGTATTGTCTTCTATGATATGACCACACTTTATTTTGAGGCCAGCGATGAGGATGATCTTAGAAAAGCAGGCTTCAGTAAGGATGGGAAGCATCAGAACCCCCAGATCTTTCTTGGTTTGTTGGTGGGGCTTGGAGGCTATGCTATTAGCTATGATATTTTCGAAGGCAATATTTATGAAGGGCATACTTTGATTCCATTCATAGAAAAAACAACAGCAAAATTTAATTTGGAAAAACCTGTGATTGTTGCCGATGCTGGCTTATTGTCAAATTCCAACATCTTGGCCCTTGAAGAAAAAGGTTACCAATATATCATTGGGGCAAGGTTAAAAAACGAACCAGAAAAAATAAAGAAACAGATACTGGCAAAAAAGCTTATCGATGGCCAGATGATCAAAATACCAAAGGCTGAAAAAACCCGTCTGATTGTTACCTATGCCAACAATCGAGCGGCAAAAGATGAGCACAACCGAAAAAGAGGATTGCAGCGCCTGGAAAAGCGGATAAAGTCTGGAAAGCTCACCAAATCCAACATCAACAATAAGGGTTACAATAAATATTTAAAAATGCAGGGGGATGTGACCATTGAAATTGATTATGAAAAATTCTGGAAAGACAACGCCTGGGATGGATTGAAAGGCTATGTAACCAATACAGAACTATCAGATAAACTCGTAGTCGAAAATTACAAAAATTTATGGCATATTGAAAAGGCCTTCAGAATGTCAAAGACCGATTTACGAATACGGCCCATTTACCACAGATTACGTCACCGGATCGAAGCCCATATCTGCATCTCATTTACGGCTTACAGTATCTATAAGGAATTGGAAAGGTTGCTGCACACAGAAAACTCTACTATATCACTAAGAAAAGCAGCAGAACTCACACATAATATATATCAAATAACTTATACCCTTCCTGATTCTAAACACACTAAATCAAAGCTCCTGAAAATGGATGATCAGCAGGCAGAATTATATCAAATCATCGAGAAAAATTTCTAG
- a CDS encoding IS630 family transposase (programmed frameshift), protein MIHYTIKLSQTEVEELNGIISKGRHTSQAFRTAYILLNCDKGEFSDDTTIKNAEITKVLKIGERTIGRVKKKFIEEGFESVLERRVSSQNYTKKVDGDIEAKLVKLCCSEPPEGFSKWSLRLLADRMVELEYIDYISHVTVGQGIKKNELKPWKVKGWVIPPEQSSEFVANMEYVLDVYKMPYDEDFPVVCMDESPKQLIQEVASTPIKPGQEARMDYEYIRHGMVNIFMANEPLKGKRLVEITQRKTKTDWAKFIKRIADEVYPQAKKIKLVMDNFKTHDASAFYETFEPQEAKRLRDRFEFVYTPKHGSWLNMAEIELHVLNGQCLNRHIASEKEIKSEVDAWQNHRNNKTSKINWQFTNDQARIKLKRLYPSITT, encoded by the exons ATGATACACTACACCATCAAGTTGAGCCAAACGGAAGTTGAAGAGCTTAACGGAATTATTAGTAAAGGACGTCATACCTCTCAGGCCTTTCGCACCGCCTACATTTTGTTAAACTGCGATAAAGGGGAATTTTCCGATGATACCACGATAAAGAATGCGGAGATTACCAAAGTTCTCAAAATAGGTGAACGAACGATAGGCCGGGTAAAGAAGAAGTTCATTGAAGAAGGATTTGAAAGTGTTTTGGAACGACGTGTTTCAAGCCAGAATTACACAAAAAAGGTAGATGGGGATATTGAGGCTAAATTGGTTAAACTCTGTTGCAGTGAGCCCCCAGAAGGATTTTCGAAATGGTCATTGAGACTTTTGGCGGACAGGATGGTGGAATTGGAATATATCGATTACATATCGCACGTCACAGTGGGCCAGG GTATTAAAAAAAACGAACTTAAGCCTTGGAAAGTAAAAGGCTGGGTCATTCCCCCAGAGCAGAGCAGTGAATTTGTAGCTAATATGGAATATGTGCTAGACGTATACAAAATGCCATACGATGAAGACTTTCCGGTTGTTTGCATGGACGAATCGCCCAAGCAGTTAATCCAAGAGGTAGCCTCAACGCCCATCAAGCCGGGACAGGAGGCCAGGATGGACTATGAGTACATCAGACATGGTATGGTAAATATTTTTATGGCCAATGAACCCTTGAAGGGTAAAAGGCTGGTTGAAATTACCCAGCGTAAAACAAAAACAGACTGGGCTAAATTTATCAAGAGAATAGCTGATGAGGTGTACCCACAGGCTAAAAAGATAAAACTGGTGATGGACAATTTCAAAACGCATGATGCATCGGCCTTTTATGAAACATTTGAACCGCAGGAAGCCAAAAGGCTCCGGGACAGGTTTGAATTTGTTTACACACCTAAGCACGGGAGCTGGCTGAACATGGCAGAAATAGAATTGCATGTACTCAATGGCCAATGCTTAAACCGTCATATTGCCAGCGAGAAGGAAATAAAATCAGAAGTGGATGCGTGGCAAAATCACAGAAACAACAAAACCTCAAAAATCAATTGGCAGTTTACAAATGACCAGGCACGTATAAAACTCAAAAGACTCTACCCGTCAATTACAACTTAA
- a CDS encoding BfmA/BtgA family mobilization protein: MDKGYEKEEFETLKIKKSVAMKFRKISKLLSKSQSMTLLLMIDFFDENGISPVETLGPRMETLEHRISILIKKRMNGMIAIMKDIEKSQTKPTIAMMQALFQATEPPNKKLLLEKKHIEEKKEVHIREKKYLNTNMND, from the coding sequence ATGGATAAAGGATATGAAAAAGAAGAATTTGAGACTTTAAAAATCAAAAAATCTGTCGCGATGAAATTTAGAAAAATTAGTAAATTATTATCGAAATCCCAATCGATGACATTACTATTAATGATTGATTTTTTTGATGAAAACGGAATTTCACCAGTGGAAACTTTGGGACCTCGGATGGAAACTTTGGAACACAGGATTTCTATTCTGATCAAAAAGCGAATGAATGGAATGATCGCAATCATGAAAGACATTGAAAAGTCACAAACTAAACCAACCATAGCTATGATGCAAGCTCTTTTTCAAGCTACAGAACCACCCAATAAGAAATTGCTTTTGGAAAAGAAACATATAGAAGAAAAGAAGGAAGTGCACATTCGTGAAAAAAAATATTTGAACACCAATATGAATGACTAA
- a CDS encoding DUF1524 domain-containing protein, producing MKAAFILMDGYRRFPDDAEFTREIQLKDVYNFRSRNYLLESLENFKRKELVNSENYTIEHIIPQNPKTPLEWQQELGENWKLVKEKYLHTLGNLSLTAYNSELSDRPFTNKRTIEGGFNDSPLFLNKSVRVADIWNEQAINNRAVELGQRALKVWPSPYIDADILEMYKAPESTRDTVQYTIEQYEYLQNEMLDLYRLFEKRVFNIDATAKVEFKKLYIAFKAQTNFVDVVLKNQNYVYP from the coding sequence GTGAAGGCAGCATTTATTTTAATGGATGGATATAGAAGATTTCCAGATGATGCGGAATTTACAAGAGAAATTCAATTAAAAGATGTGTATAATTTCAGATCAAGAAACTACCTTTTAGAATCCTTAGAGAATTTCAAGCGAAAGGAATTAGTGAATTCAGAAAACTACACCATAGAACACATTATACCTCAAAACCCAAAAACACCTCTTGAATGGCAACAAGAATTAGGAGAGAATTGGAAACTGGTAAAAGAAAAGTATTTACATACGTTAGGCAATCTCTCATTAACAGCTTATAATTCAGAACTATCTGATAGGCCATTTACCAATAAAAGGACCATTGAAGGAGGTTTTAATGACAGTCCTTTATTCCTAAATAAATCGGTTAGAGTAGCTGATATTTGGAACGAACAAGCAATCAATAATAGAGCAGTAGAATTAGGTCAAAGAGCATTAAAAGTATGGCCATCACCTTATATAGATGCTGATATTTTAGAAATGTACAAAGCACCTGAAAGCACAAGAGATACAGTTCAATATACCATAGAACAATACGAGTATTTACAAAATGAAATGTTAGACTTATATCGCTTGTTTGAGAAAAGAGTATTTAATATTGATGCAACAGCAAAAGTTGAATTTAAGAAGCTATACATAGCATTTAAGGCACAAACTAACTTTGTTGATGTAGTACTCAAAAATCAAAATTACGTCTATCCTTAA
- a CDS encoding IS5 family transposase produces the protein MKSRYTRSTAQQWEIMKKFLPVKIKGHYKLRDIADAILWILRTGCQWRNLPECFPKWESVYYHFRKWGRDGTLSRLNAGLNMMERKRQGKGATPSMLSIDSQSVKAGPMTSESKGIDGNKKINGRKRHAITDTLGLVWGVVVGAANQADGAVAERVVEPLLGYLDRMEKILADHAYKKVFMEWVERTVIGLEVEISSCPPSSKGFVPVKWRWVTERTFGIFNFFRRLDKDYEKTPESQEYWVLWQNCQIILNRIE, from the coding sequence ATGAAATCGAGATACACCCGATCGACTGCCCAACAGTGGGAAATTATGAAAAAATTCCTTCCCGTTAAAATCAAGGGCCACTATAAGTTGCGCGACATTGCCGACGCCATCCTTTGGATATTGCGCACCGGCTGCCAATGGCGGAACCTACCGGAATGCTTTCCCAAATGGGAGAGCGTCTACTACCATTTCAGGAAGTGGGGCCGGGACGGCACCCTTTCAAGGCTGAACGCAGGGCTGAACATGATGGAGAGGAAGCGGCAGGGAAAGGGGGCAACACCCAGTATGCTGTCGATCGACAGCCAGTCCGTCAAGGCGGGGCCGATGACCTCGGAGTCGAAGGGCATCGACGGGAACAAGAAGATAAACGGACGGAAACGGCACGCGATCACCGATACCCTCGGCCTGGTATGGGGCGTTGTGGTAGGCGCGGCGAACCAGGCCGACGGGGCGGTGGCCGAGAGGGTGGTGGAGCCCCTGTTGGGCTATCTGGACCGGATGGAAAAGATACTGGCCGACCATGCCTACAAGAAGGTGTTCATGGAGTGGGTCGAGAGGACGGTAATAGGGCTGGAAGTGGAGATCTCGTCATGCCCGCCATCCTCGAAAGGCTTTGTCCCGGTAAAGTGGAGATGGGTCACCGAAAGGACCTTCGGGATCTTCAATTTCTTCAGGCGACTGGACAAGGATTATGAAAAAACACCGGAAAGTCAGGAATATTGGGTATTGTGGCAGAATTGTCAGATTATCCTCAATAGAATCGAATGA
- a CDS encoding nucleotidyl transferase AbiEii/AbiGii toxin family protein, whose protein sequence is MIPKPYIAKWQEQAPWKQFYQVEQDLVISRALVEIFSDEFLNENLAFRGDTALHKLYLNPAPRYSEDIDLVQIKPGPIKPIMQRLNEVITFFEEPRKTQVKGHGAKALYRFNSEYEEIRLRLKLEINCKEHFNVLPWVEFPFEIKSDWFEGKANIRTYNINELLGTKLRALYQRSKGRDLFDLDYSRLKMELNIEQIIKCFKEYTTFSTGNRPPSQKEFLLNIEEKEQDPNFTGDMEALLRTGIAYNQEKAFEWLKNKVIAKI, encoded by the coding sequence ATGATTCCGAAGCCTTATATAGCGAAATGGCAAGAACAAGCACCTTGGAAACAGTTTTATCAAGTAGAACAAGACCTTGTCATTAGTCGTGCATTGGTAGAAATTTTTTCAGATGAATTCTTAAATGAAAACTTAGCCTTTAGAGGCGATACCGCCCTTCACAAATTGTATTTGAATCCAGCGCCAAGATATTCTGAAGATATAGATTTGGTCCAAATAAAACCAGGTCCTATAAAACCAATAATGCAACGTCTTAATGAAGTAATCACATTTTTTGAGGAACCAAGAAAAACACAAGTTAAAGGACACGGAGCAAAAGCACTATATCGTTTCAATTCTGAATATGAAGAAATTAGATTGCGCTTAAAATTGGAAATCAACTGTAAAGAGCATTTTAACGTGTTGCCTTGGGTAGAGTTTCCTTTTGAAATAAAGAGTGATTGGTTTGAAGGGAAAGCCAATATCCGAACTTATAATATCAATGAATTACTGGGCACAAAATTACGAGCATTATACCAACGCAGTAAAGGCAGGGATTTGTTCGATTTGGATTACTCAAGGTTGAAAATGGAATTGAATATAGAGCAGATCATTAAATGCTTTAAAGAGTACACAACATTTTCAACAGGAAATAGACCGCCAAGTCAAAAAGAGTTTCTACTAAATATTGAAGAAAAAGAGCAAGACCCAAATTTCACCGGAGATATGGAGGCTTTATTGAGAACGGGAATAGCATATAATCAAGAAAAAGCTTTTGAATGGCTAAAGAATAAAGTAATTGCGAAAATTTAA
- a CDS encoding type IV toxin-antitoxin system AbiEi family antitoxin, producing MDISDYIKQLQSFEEYSFSWDELVKKCHKTDTALKQELSRLVAKKEIVNLRKGFYLIIPPRYSKQEQLPVQLFAHKLFDYLDSNYYLGFYSAAKFHGAGHQQVQREYVMTDKSFPNIKKSSIDIHFFTTSKWPTKNILEKKSDAGIFKISSPALTAVDLIHHQSKLGGINRMLAILEELSEEINVQDIEDLLSWYPHKSTLQRLGFLLEDELQVESNLYDPIKEYLKTSKYYPVLLSPKSKERPGAIHNNWKVDVNIKIESDL from the coding sequence GTGGATATTTCAGACTATATAAAGCAACTACAATCCTTTGAGGAATACTCGTTTTCTTGGGATGAACTTGTAAAAAAGTGTCATAAAACTGATACTGCTTTAAAGCAAGAGCTTTCACGTTTGGTAGCCAAAAAGGAAATTGTAAACTTAAGAAAAGGGTTTTATTTAATCATTCCACCAAGATATTCCAAACAAGAACAGCTACCTGTGCAGTTATTTGCACATAAGCTTTTTGATTATTTGGATAGTAATTATTACTTAGGCTTTTATTCTGCTGCAAAGTTTCACGGCGCAGGACATCAACAAGTGCAACGGGAATATGTAATGACAGATAAGTCATTCCCTAATATTAAAAAATCATCGATAGATATTCATTTTTTTACAACTTCAAAATGGCCAACAAAAAACATTTTAGAGAAAAAATCGGATGCAGGTATTTTTAAAATTTCAAGTCCAGCGTTAACAGCTGTAGATTTAATCCATCATCAAAGCAAGTTGGGAGGTATCAATAGAATGTTAGCCATTCTCGAAGAACTGTCAGAAGAAATAAACGTTCAAGATATAGAAGACTTACTTAGTTGGTATCCTCACAAAAGCACCTTACAACGTTTGGGTTTTTTGCTAGAAGACGAACTACAAGTTGAATCGAATTTGTACGATCCCATAAAAGAGTACTTAAAGACATCAAAATACTATCCGGTGTTATTGAGTCCAAAATCAAAAGAGAGACCTGGAGCCATTCATAATAATTGGAAAGTGGATGTGAATATAAAAATAGAGAGCGATTTATGA
- a CDS encoding phosphotyrosine protein phosphatase — protein sequence MKTLFICSANKQRSKTAEDYLASKYPGHEFLSAGTNIKICRKEGTTELTEDLLKWADKVYVMEKKHLDQIKKHTGSKYYSKIKVLDIPDIYKYYDADLITILEEKVSF from the coding sequence ATGAAAACGCTCTTCATCTGTTCCGCAAACAAACAACGCTCAAAAACGGCTGAAGACTATTTGGCTTCAAAATATCCAGGGCACGAATTTCTAAGTGCAGGCACTAATATTAAAATTTGTAGAAAAGAAGGAACAACTGAACTGACTGAGGATTTATTAAAATGGGCCGACAAGGTCTATGTTATGGAAAAGAAACATTTAGACCAAATTAAGAAGCATACAGGCTCAAAGTATTACTCAAAAATTAAGGTGTTAGATATTCCAGATATCTACAAATACTATGATGCTGATTTGATCACGATTTTGGAAGAGAAGGTGTCTTTCTAA
- a CDS encoding IS5 family transposase produces MKSRYTRSTAQQWEIMKKFLPVKIKGHYKLRDIADAILWIFRTGCQWRNLPECFPKWESVYYHFRKWGRDGTLSRLNAGLNMMERKRQGKGATPSMLSIDSQSVKAGPMTSESKGIDGNKKIKGRKRHAITDTLGLVWGVVVGAANQADGAVAERVVEPLLGYLDRMEKILADHAYKKVFMEWVERTVIGLEVEISSCPPSSKGFVPVKWRWVTERTFGIFNFFRRLDKDYEKTPESQEYWVLWQNCQIILNRIE; encoded by the coding sequence ATGAAATCGAGATACACCCGATCGACTGCCCAACAGTGGGAAATTATGAAAAAATTCCTTCCCGTTAAAATCAAGGGCCACTATAAGTTGCGCGACATTGCCGACGCCATCCTTTGGATATTTCGCACCGGCTGCCAATGGCGGAACCTACCGGAATGCTTTCCCAAATGGGAGAGTGTCTACTACCATTTCAGGAAGTGGGGCCGGGACGGCACCCTTTCAAGGCTGAACGCAGGGCTGAACATGATGGAGAGGAAGCGGCAGGGAAAGGGGGCAACGCCCAGTATGCTGTCGATCGACAGCCAGTCCGTCAAGGCGGGGCCGATGACCTCGGAGTCGAAGGGCATCGACGGGAACAAGAAGATAAAAGGACGGAAACGGCACGCGATCACCGATACCCTCGGCCTGGTATGGGGCGTTGTGGTAGGCGCGGCGAACCAGGCCGACGGGGCGGTGGCCGAGAGGGTGGTGGAGCCCCTGTTGGGCTATCTGGACCGGATGGAAAAGATACTGGCCGACCATGCCTACAAGAAGGTGTTCATGGAGTGGGTCGAGAGGACGGTAATAGGGCTGGAAGTGGAGATCTCGTCATGCCCGCCATCCTCGAAAGGCTTTGTCCCGGTAAAGTGGAGATGGGTCACCGAAAGGACCTTCGGGATCTTCAATTTCTTCAGGCGACTGGACAAGGATTATGAAAAAACACCGGAAAGTCAGGAATATTGGGTATTGTGGCAGAATTGTCAGATTATCCTCAATAGAATCGAATGA
- a CDS encoding IS982 family transposase produces MLQEKVIAIYCLVDDLLKGMNHSEHNNRKFTDGQVIATALVSALYFRGNQTMSLDYMDGHVFDHVLKKSGFTKRLHKLKEILMFILLRIGRIFKYMCCEMRYIIDSFPVKACHNIRISRCKLFREEEYRGCNASKREHFHGVKIKLVTTAEGIPVEMYLVQGAEHDSQILKRMYHDLPPESSLYGDSAYPNYEIEDMLREVEQVDLAISRKSNSKRKDIQAVAFIKEHMRKRIETSISQICALMPRHINAVTADGFIIKLILFVMAFQFEKTVL; encoded by the coding sequence ATGCTCCAGGAGAAAGTTATAGCAATTTATTGTTTGGTCGACGACCTATTGAAAGGAATGAACCACAGCGAACACAACAACAGGAAATTCACCGACGGCCAGGTCATTGCCACCGCATTGGTATCGGCCCTCTATTTCCGCGGCAACCAGACGATGTCGCTCGACTATATGGACGGCCATGTTTTCGACCATGTGCTGAAAAAGAGCGGTTTCACCAAACGCCTGCACAAGTTGAAGGAAATCCTGATGTTCATCCTTTTGCGCATAGGCAGGATATTCAAGTACATGTGCTGCGAGATGAGATACATCATCGATTCCTTTCCCGTGAAGGCATGCCACAATATTCGGATAAGCCGTTGCAAGCTCTTCAGGGAGGAGGAGTACAGAGGCTGCAACGCCTCCAAACGGGAACATTTCCACGGCGTCAAGATAAAGTTGGTGACCACCGCCGAGGGTATCCCCGTGGAGATGTACCTGGTCCAAGGTGCCGAGCACGACTCGCAGATCCTCAAAAGGATGTACCACGACCTGCCGCCCGAAAGCTCGTTGTACGGGGACAGCGCATACCCCAACTATGAGATCGAGGATATGTTAAGGGAGGTCGAACAGGTAGACCTGGCAATCAGCAGGAAATCCAATTCAAAACGGAAGGACATCCAGGCGGTGGCCTTTATAAAGGAACACATGAGAAAAAGGATAGAGACCTCGATAAGCCAGATCTGTGCGTTGATGCCAAGACATATAAACGCGGTGACGGCGGACGGGTTCATCATCAAACTTATCCTGTTCGTGATGGCATTTCAGTTTGAAAAAACAGTATTATAA